A region from the Ammospiza caudacuta isolate bAmmCau1 chromosome 4, bAmmCau1.pri, whole genome shotgun sequence genome encodes:
- the SPR gene encoding sepiapterin reductase produces MNGAGHVGRRVPTPPPLGSGSGSGSGSGSGSGSGSGARPGPGSVPGRWAATACVVTGASRGFGRSLARLLAPQLGPGSVLMLLARSADALAELATELRAGATGNDTGCGTGSSELRVQCVPADLGSEEGLRRASAALRELLQDASFGRLLLVNNAGSLGDISKSFLDLTDLEEINSYFSFNISSALCLTSTALKAFGARPGCSRTVVNISSLCALEPFPSWALYCSGKAARDMMFCVLALEEPGVRVLNYAPGPLDTDMQLLARSRTRDPGLRQRFQRLQEQGQLIPSSVSAQKLLQLLQEDSFPSGAHVDFFDI; encoded by the exons ATGAATGGGGCGGGTCACGTGGGCAGGCGCGTTCCCACGCCCCCTCCGCTGG GATCGGGATCAGGATCAGGGTCGGGGTCAGGTTCGGGATCGGGGTCGGGGTCGGGAGCGCGACCGGGACCGGGATCGGTACCGGGGCGCTGGGCCGCCACCGCCTGCGTGGTGACGGGCGCTTCCCGCGGCTTCGGGCGCAGCCTGGCGCGGCTGCTGGCGCCGCAGCTCGGGCCCGGCTCggtgctgatgctgctggcgCGATCCGCGGATGCGCTGGCCGAGCTGGCGACCGAACTGCGCGCCGGGGCCACCGGCAATGACACCGGGTGCGGCACCGGGAGCAGCGAACTGCGGGTGCAGTGCGTGCCCGCTGACCTGGGCTCCGAGGAGGGGCTGCGGAGGGCGAGCGCTGCCCTgcgggagctgctgcaggacgcGTCCTTCGGCCGCCTGCTGCTGGTCAATAATGCCG GCTCCTTGGGAGACATCTCCAAATCCTTCCTGGACCTGACCGACCTGGAGGAGATCAACTCCTACTTCTCCTTCAACATCAGCTCAGCCCTCTGCCTGACCTCCACGGCCCTGAAGGCCTTTGGGGCccggcctggctgcagcaggaccgTGGTGAACATCtcatccctgtgtgccctggagcccttccccagctgggCCCTGTACTGCTCTGGCAAGGCTGCCAGGGACATGATGTTCTGTGTGCTGGCCCTGGAGGAACCCGGAGTGCGTGTGCTCAACTATGCCCCAG gcCCCCTGGACACGGACATGCAGCTCCTGGCCCGGAGCAGGACTCGGGACCCTGGGCTGCGCCAGCgcttccagaggctgcaggagcagggccagctcaTCCCGAGCTCCGTGTCAGCCCagaa